Proteins encoded together in one Columba livia isolate bColLiv1 breed racing homer chromosome 3, bColLiv1.pat.W.v2, whole genome shotgun sequence window:
- the GJE1 gene encoding putative gap junction epsilon-1 protein isoform X1, giving the protein MQRKRCPPVQWQRVGGVKTPAPLPFSSSDRPAPGGREGKILRLLSTNCHQDRSLPSPPVASSGRRRRRGAAVRPSLRTRGGQSGHPGEPRAGSSLPWSRRRCPAALVLLAPPLRAEPDPGVRRRPSPRLAPQSRFIPGAGRSRPAAPPASARALAPTPEAPRRILRGGETRSAAPIGTARQTGELSATSGGRRDRLREARRPVSYPGETTAL; this is encoded by the coding sequence ATGCAGAGGAAGCGCTGTCCGCCTGTGCAGTGGCAGAGGGTGGGGGGGGTAAAAACTCCCGCGCCGCTCCCTTTCAGCTCTTCGGACAGGCCCGCTCCCGGGGGGAGGGAGGGCAAGATCCTGCGCCTCCTGAGCACCAACTGCCATCAGGACCGCAGCCTGCCCTCGCCCCCGGTAGCGTCCTcggggcgccgccgccgccgcggagCCGCGGTCCGGCCGTCTCTCCGCACCCGCGGGGGCCAGAGCGGACACCCGGGGGAACCGCGGGCCGGGTCCTCGCTGCCGTGGAGCCGCCGGCGCTGTCCAGCGGCGCTGGTGCTGCTCGCCCCGCCGCTGCGGGCGGAGCCGGACCCGGGGGTGAGGCGCAGACCAAGCCCGCGGCTTGCTCCGCAGTCCCGATTTATACCTGGTGCTGGGAGGAgccgccccgccgctcctccTGCAAGCGCTCGTGCTCTCGCCCCAACCCCCGAGGCGCCGAGAAGGATCTTGCGCGGAGGGGAAACGCGGAGCGCAGCCCCAATAGGCACTGCCCGGCAAACCGGGGAGCTGTCCGCCACGTCGGGCGGAAGGCGGGATCGCCTGCGGGAAGCCCGTCGTCCAGTATCTTACCCGGGTGAAACCACGGCGCTTTGA
- the GJE1 gene encoding putative gap junction epsilon-1 protein isoform X2 → MSPNYMRSFSEGCLRPPTVIGQFHTLFFGSVRMFFLGVLGFAVYGNEALHFSCDPDKREVNLFCYNQFRPITPQVFWALQLAIVLIPGAFFHLCAACKSITQEEILQKSFYTGFYIFTVFLRIILEVVAFWLQIQLFGFKVNAIYMCNVGTLEKKFNITRCMVPEHFEKTIFLIAMYTFTVITVVLCVAEIFEISCRRLGFLKTQ, encoded by the exons ATGTCCCCCAACTACATGCGGAGCTTCTCGGAAGGATGT CTCAGGCCACCAACGGTGATCGGCCAATTCCacacccttttctttggctCAGTTCGTATGTTTTTCCTTGGTGTTCTGGGCTTTGCTGTTTATGGAAATGAGGCCTTGCATTTCAGCTGTGACCCAGACAAGAGAGAGGTTAATCTTTTCTGTTACAACCAGTTCAGGCCTATAACCCCTCAG GTATTCTGGGCATTACAGCTGGCGATTGTACTGATACCTGGAGCCTTTTTTCACCTTTGTGCTGCATGTAAGAGCATCACACAGGAAGAAATCCTCCAAAAGTCATTCTACACTGGTTTTTATATCTTCACTGTTTTCTTAAGGATTATCCTTGAAGTTGTGGCTTTTTGGCTTCAGATTCAGCTCTTTGGTTTCAAAGTGAACGCAATCTACATGTGTAATGTGGGAACTCTTGAGAAGAAGTTTAACATTACCCGGTGCATGGTGCCAGAGCACTTTGAAAAGACAATTTTTCTTATTGCAATGTACACATTTACTGTGATTACAGTGGTCTTGTGTGTTGCCGAAATTTTTGAGATCTCATGTAGAAGGCTAGGTTTCTTAAAAACTCAGTGA